The proteins below come from a single Papaver somniferum cultivar HN1 chromosome 11, ASM357369v1, whole genome shotgun sequence genomic window:
- the LOC113324918 gene encoding uncharacterized protein LOC113324918, with translation MPYSFKFGDEYIESTPENFAGILAMKRTGSRKGQKLLREFKIGFYLCCVLFFADINASAANVKFLAIVETYETVLKVSWPDLIHEYLFSHLLENDGSVANVKACVSYLLILFAEHTPTGLIPKVPKHEQQIPRVGRWNVHQISDFISRTNMTEFSPTASFAEEFSQLQKQTGIETVEPSKEDLKRWLREQTIENGKLK, from the exons atgcCGTATTCGTTCAAGTTTGGTGATGAGTATATAGAGTCTACACCGGAAAACTTTGCAGGTATACTTGCGATGAAGAGGACTGGAAGTAGAAAGGGTCAAAAGTTGCTAAGAGAGTTTAAGATAG GATTTTATCTTTGTTGTGTACTCTTTTTCGCGGACATAAATGCAAGCGCGGCGAATGTGAAATTTCTTGCTATTGTCGAGACTTATGAGACTGTACTCAAAGTGTCTTGGCCCGATTTAATACACGAGTACTTGTTTAGCCATCTTCTAGAAAATGATGGTAGTGTTGCAAACGTCAAAGCTTGTGTTTCGTACCTACTG ATCTTGTTTGCTGAGCACACACCAACAGGTTTAATCCCCAAAGTTCCGAAGCACGAACAACAAATCCCAAGGGTTGGAAGGTGGAACGTACATCAGATTTCGGATTTCATATCTAGGACAAACATGACAGAGTTTTCA CCAACTGCTAGCTTTGCAGAAGAGTTTTCACAGCTTCAAAAGCAGACTGGTATAGAAACCGTGGAACCAAGCAAGGAAGATCTGAAAAGGTGGCTCCGAGAGCAAACAATTGAGAATGGAAAACTTAAATAG